A single genomic interval of Mycolicibacterium sp. MU0053 harbors:
- a CDS encoding PE-PPE domain-containing protein: MTTSVPTPPKLRKAKAAAVTAAAMAATAALTIGGTTAASTAVLADRDQTIAASLTEDVSLSASIGIYPVGPGAQIARMLGAGTPEGALRTLGAMAALIPGEQGEAFRATLNTLAAALEAAQGGIQVLPAGLLPNLPAVNLPPIPPLLPNGINIPALALGAGINIGLPEIAVPALGPAGTYDAVAGLQGDLSTQLLLTVLKNAMLGTDLLDLVPGGVLPDDLAALVDLLQNVPLNVPGATTDIDVTIPGLPPLIPPITLLDLSLFFSSADRIAIIPTFGLGGTNAAITAPSFLNESQFAKTVVLIIPIRNTSRPGGGMLAMLTPLSSLVGINMSNVDGREGNGNVTFWDITAAYDIMSDAPSTVFSPAAWANSVTGAFMPTYLIPQNVEQFAGVIEDIVSGDIGLDTVLQLLAAGNITDLFHIDTDAADGNMYITYDSGNLPLLEPFQFLPRTISYLPGFDISTPGSESFNDFLTQLVAMGYQDVNLTGAGVGEIPTFVRGFDEAGTQAKFWTNPVSFEAGLQAPQALFNALIGDGVSTGLTGNLFNPEAQDLTLFGSSAIGDAVYRNALTVAVAGFVREALLELKTQLNPLFDAVDSNEALVAFAKQLDEATKEADNLLASAGDSIRDLGIDLSGPLMDGNRAFNNLVGGNPAGAAGDLGGLSGLGVAEDQNEGSSTATRATAPADEVADVETQPIPEGSVVTDLFTNTEGLDRAVKVADALNPRKALQAAAADANERVEKRVTKTQNSLRKANERAALVGEKLRDGDVAGAAKQVGANVQNRVDRLKKDVDNGVNKLRGGEKKNNGNGAATQSDNDSKNKNKSDAA, encoded by the coding sequence ATGACGACCTCGGTACCCACCCCGCCCAAGCTGCGCAAGGCCAAAGCTGCGGCGGTCACCGCCGCCGCGATGGCCGCCACGGCTGCGTTGACCATCGGCGGAACCACGGCCGCGTCCACCGCGGTGCTGGCCGATCGCGACCAGACGATCGCCGCGTCGCTGACCGAGGACGTCTCGCTGTCGGCGTCGATCGGGATCTACCCCGTGGGACCGGGAGCGCAGATCGCCCGGATGCTGGGTGCCGGCACGCCCGAGGGCGCGCTCCGGACCCTGGGCGCCATGGCTGCGTTGATCCCCGGCGAACAGGGTGAGGCCTTCCGCGCCACCCTGAATACGCTGGCCGCGGCGCTCGAGGCCGCGCAGGGCGGGATTCAGGTGCTGCCGGCGGGTCTGCTGCCCAATCTTCCGGCCGTAAACCTGCCGCCAATTCCTCCACTACTCCCCAACGGGATCAATATCCCCGCATTGGCGCTGGGGGCCGGCATCAATATCGGCTTGCCGGAGATCGCTGTCCCCGCTCTCGGTCCCGCCGGAACGTATGACGCAGTTGCCGGCCTGCAGGGCGACCTCTCGACTCAATTGCTTTTAACGGTGCTCAAAAATGCGATGCTCGGGACGGACCTGCTGGACCTGGTTCCGGGCGGGGTGCTGCCCGACGACCTGGCTGCACTGGTCGATCTGCTGCAGAACGTGCCGCTGAACGTTCCGGGGGCGACGACCGATATCGACGTCACGATCCCCGGTCTGCCGCCGCTCATCCCGCCGATCACCCTTCTGGACCTCAGCCTCTTCTTCTCCTCGGCCGACCGCATCGCGATCATCCCGACCTTCGGCCTGGGCGGGACCAACGCGGCGATCACCGCACCGTCGTTCCTGAATGAATCGCAGTTCGCGAAGACCGTCGTCCTGATCATCCCGATCCGGAACACGTCGCGGCCGGGCGGCGGCATGCTGGCGATGCTGACCCCGCTGTCGAGCCTGGTCGGCATCAACATGTCCAACGTCGACGGCCGCGAGGGCAACGGCAACGTCACGTTCTGGGACATCACCGCGGCCTACGACATCATGTCCGATGCACCGTCGACGGTCTTCAGTCCGGCCGCCTGGGCGAACTCCGTCACCGGAGCGTTCATGCCCACGTACCTGATCCCGCAGAACGTCGAGCAGTTCGCCGGCGTGATCGAGGACATCGTCAGCGGCGACATCGGCTTGGACACCGTGCTGCAGTTGCTGGCGGCCGGCAACATCACCGACCTGTTCCACATCGACACCGATGCCGCCGACGGCAACATGTACATCACCTACGACTCCGGAAACCTGCCGCTGCTCGAGCCGTTCCAATTCCTGCCGCGGACCATCAGCTATCTCCCCGGCTTCGACATCTCTACGCCGGGCAGCGAATCCTTCAACGATTTCCTGACTCAGCTGGTTGCAATGGGTTACCAGGATGTGAACCTGACCGGCGCCGGGGTCGGGGAGATCCCGACCTTCGTCCGCGGCTTTGACGAGGCGGGCACCCAGGCGAAGTTCTGGACCAACCCCGTGAGCTTCGAAGCCGGCCTGCAGGCGCCCCAGGCGTTGTTCAATGCGCTGATCGGCGACGGGGTTTCGACGGGTCTCACCGGAAACCTGTTCAACCCGGAAGCCCAGGATCTAACCCTGTTCGGCAGTTCCGCCATCGGCGACGCCGTGTACCGCAATGCGCTGACCGTCGCGGTCGCGGGCTTCGTGCGGGAGGCGCTGCTAGAGCTGAAGACGCAACTGAACCCGCTGTTCGATGCGGTCGACAGCAACGAGGCACTGGTCGCGTTCGCGAAGCAGCTCGACGAGGCGACCAAGGAAGCCGACAACCTCCTCGCGAGCGCCGGCGACAGTATCCGGGATCTCGGTATCGATCTCTCCGGTCCCTTGATGGATGGCAACCGGGCGTTCAACAACCTCGTCGGCGGAAACCCGGCCGGAGCGGCAGGGGACCTGGGCGGTCTTTCCGGACTTGGGGTCGCCGAAGATCAGAACGAGGGGTCCTCGACCGCCACCCGCGCGACAGCGCCAGCGGATGAAGTTGCCGACGTCGAGACGCAGCCCATCCCCGAGGGCAGCGTGGTCACCGACTTGTTCACGAACACCGAAGGTCTCGACCGTGCGGTGAAGGTCGCCGACGCACTCAACCCGCGCAAGGCCCTGCAGGCCGCGGCCGCCGATGCGAACGAGCGCGTCGAGAAGCGGGTGACCAAGACGCAGAACAGCCTGCGCAAGGCCAATGAGCGTGCGGCGTTGGTGGGCGAGAAGCTCCGCGACGGTGACGTCGCGGGCGCGGCCAAGCAGGTCGGCGCCAACGTGCAGAACCGTGTCGACCGGTTGAAGAAGGACGTCGACAACGGCGTCAACAAGCTGCGCGGCGGCGAGAAGAAGAACAACGGGAACGGCGCGGCGACCCAGTCGGACAACGACAGCAAGAACAAGAACAAGAGCGACGCCGCGTAA